One Felis catus isolate Fca126 chromosome D3, F.catus_Fca126_mat1.0, whole genome shotgun sequence DNA segment encodes these proteins:
- the ADNP2 gene encoding activity-dependent neuroprotector homeobox protein 2 isoform X1 has product MQMRARVTSGGKSSAIFSFWPCWEEGTGSRGGGRAPRRGSRRSGRRRARARGPGGPRRRGERRRGTRRRSWRPADLKGFDPGEKYFFNTSWGDISLWEPSGKKVRYRTKPYCCSLCKYSTKVLTSFKNHLHRYHEDEIDQELVIPCPNCVFSSQPKVVGRHFRMFHAPVRKVQNYTVNILGEPKSSRSDVISFTCLKCNFSNTLYYSMKKHVLVAHFHYLINSYFGLRTEETGEQPKTDESLSTEKMPPSDKYYCKKCNANASSQDALMYHILTSDIHRDLENKLRSVISEHIKKPGLLKQMHIAPKPVAPLAVPPNGGAPGIAATSPCFRLALPQNSQSQTVVQPVQGAVQPVTVASGTSGSLTHSPPAVAQSHVTLVSSPLPVGQSNLPLPPSAPQPVFLSHGVPLNQSANPPVLPLSQPVGPINKSVATGVLPVNQTIRPGAVSLSQPVGPINRPVGPGVLSVNRPAGPGVLPVSPSVTPGVLQAVSPGVISVSRTVPSGVLPAGQMTPAGVIPSGQTATSGVLPAGQMVQSGVLPIGQTAPSGVLPAGLTAPSRVLSAGQTVPLRVLPAGQVVPPGLLSPNQTVSSGVLPVNQGINSGVLQLSQPVMSGVLPVGQPVRPGVLQLNQPVSTNILPAGQPVRPGASQNTTFLTSGSILRQLIPTGKQVNGIPTYTLAPVSVTLPVPPGGVATVPPPQVPIQLLQSGTAAQMASSMASMPSPPVVVNATQNMFVQASPSVAEASQALKQAKQWKTCPVCNELFPSNVYQVHMEVAHKHSESKSAEKLEPEKLAACAPFLKWMREKTVRCLSCKCLVSEEELIHHLLMHGLGCLFCPCTFHDIKGLSEHSRTVHRGKKKLPVDYSNKGFQLDIDANGNLLFPHLDFITILPKEELGEREVYLAILAGIHSKSLVPVYIKVRPQTEGASGSPSKQALTCPFCFGTFVTTEAYELHLKERHHITPTVHTILKSPAFKCIHCCGVYTGNMTLAAIAIHLLRCRSAPKDSSSDLQIQPSFIENSELLLVNGEVIHDSSFSVKRKLPDGHFGTEDQRDVEERPLVINTDAAPAPEKVTSAVPFKRQRNEIRTEGPLISEDALQILALNPKKYEDRSYEEKKQFLRDYFHKRPYPSKKEIELLSSLLWVWKIDVASFFGKRRYICMKAIKNHKPSVLLGFDMSELKNVKHRLNFEFEPQNL; this is encoded by the exons gaCCTTAAAGGCTTTGATCCAGGAGAGAAGTACTTTTTTAACACATCATGGGGAGATATTTCTCTCTGGGAACCTTCTGGGAAGAAAGTg agataTCGAACAAAGCCATACTGTTGTAGCCTCTGTAAATACTCTACAAAAGTGCTTACTTCATTCAAAAATCATTTACATCGCTACCATGAAGACGAAATTGATCAAGAGCTGGTGATCCCTTGCCCAAActgtgtattttcctctcaacCCAAAGTTGTGGGAAGGCACTTCAGAATGTTTCATGCACCTGTCCGGAAAGTCCAGAACTACACAGTGAATATTTTAGGGGAACCTAAGTCTTCTAGGAGTGATGTGATAagttttacatgtttaaaatgtaacttttcaAACACTTTGTACTACAGTATGAAGAAGCATGTGCTGGTAGCCCATTTTCACTACTTAATTAACTCCTACTTTGGCCTGCGAACTGAGGAAACGGGTGAGCAACCGAAAACCGACGAAAGTCTTTCTACTGAGAAGATGCCACCGTCTGACAAGTACTATTGTAAAAAGTGCAACGCCAATGCCAGCAGCCAGGATGCTTTAATGTACCATATTTTGACTTCAGATATACACAGGGATTTGGAAAATAAACTCAGATCTGTGATCTCAGAACATATTAAGAAGCCCGGCCTTTTGAAGCAGATGCACATCGCTCCAAAGCCAGTGGCACCCTTGGCCGTGCCCCCAAACGGCGGAGCTCCGGGCATCGCAGCCACATCTCCCTGCTTTCGTCTTGCCTTGCCACAGAACAGCCAAAGCCAGACCGTCGTGCAGCCAGTGCAGGGCGCAGTCCAGCCAGTGACTGTGGCCTCGGGCACTTCTGGAAGCCTCACGCACTCTCCGCCTGCTGTTGCCCAGTCCCACGTGACCCTGGTCTCCAGTCCTCTGCCGGTGGGCCAGAGCAACCTCCCTCTGCCGCCCTCAGCCCCGCagcctgtctttctttctcatggaGTCCCGCTTAATCAGTCTGCAAATCCTCCTGTGTTGCCCTTGAGTCAGCCAGTCGGACCTATCAATAAGTCTGTTGCAACTGGTGTCCTCCCCGTAAACCAGACCATCCGCCCAGGGGCCGTATCCCTTAGCCAGCCGGTCGGGCCCATCAACAGACCAGTTGGGCCTGGAGTTCTTTCAGTAAACAGACCTGCTGGGCCTGGAGTTCTTCCTGTCAGTCCGTCCGTCACTCCCGGGGTTCTTCAGGCCGTCTCACCAGGGGTGATTTCTGTGAGTCGGACAGTCCCGTCAGGGGTCCTGCCTGCAGGCCAGATGACCCCTGCCGGGGTCATCCCTTCGGGACAGACGGCAACTTCTGGGGTGCTTCCTGCGGGCCAGATGGTCCAGTCAGGGGTTCTCCCCATTGGCCAGACGGCCCCATCGGGGGTTCTCCCCGCTGGGCTGACGGCCCCCTCGCGGGTTCTGTCTGCGGGCCAGACGGTCCCGCTGAGGGTTCTGCCTGCAGGCCAGGTCGTCCCACCGGGGCTCCTTTCTCCCAACCAGACGGTCTCGTCGGGTGTTCTCCCTGTGAACCAGGGTATTAATTCCGGTGTTCTGCAGCTCAGCCAGCCTGTCATGTCAGGAGTGCTGCCTGTGGGCCAGCCAGTGAGGCCTGGCGTCCTGCAACTGAATCAGCCTGTGAGCACCAACATCCTGCCTGCAGGTCAGCCAGTTAGACCTGGCGCTTCTCAGAACACCACTTtcctcacgtcaggctctattCTCAGACAGCTGATACCTACAGGGAAACAGGTGAATGGGATTCCCACGTACACACTTGCCCCCGTATCTGTCACTTTGCCTGTGCCTCCAGGAGGTGTTGcaactgtccccccaccccaggtgcccaTCCAGCTCCTGCAGTCGGGCACAGCTGCGCAGATGGCCAGTTCCATGGCCAGCATGCCCTCTCCTCCAGTGGTGGTAAATGCCACTCAGAATATGTTTGTTCAGGCGTCTCCATCTGTGGCAGAGGCCAGTCAGGCGCTCAAACAGGCAAAGCAGTGGAAAACCTGTCCGGTCTGTAATGAGCTCTTCCCTTCCAATGTCTACCAGGTTCATATGGAAGTGGCTCATAAGCATAGTGAGTCCAAATCTGCTGAAAAACTGGAGCCTGAAAAGCTGGCAGCGTGTGCGCCGTTTTTAAAGTGGATGAGAGAGAAAACCGTTCGCTGTCTCTCTTGTAAGTGCTTAGTGTCTGAGGAGGAGCTTATCCATCACTTGCTCATGCACGGCCTGGGGTGCTTGTTCTGTCCGTGCACTTTTCATGACATTAAAGGTCTTTCGGAGCACAGTAGGACTGTGCACCGAGGGAAGAAGAAGTTACCTGTGGATTATAGTAACAAAGGTTTTCAATTGGATATCGATGCTAATGGCAACCTGCTGTTTCCCCATCTTGACTTCATTACCATATTGCCAAAGGAGGAGCTTGGGGAGCGGGAAGTCTACTTGGCGATACTGGCGGGGATACACTCCAAGTCACTGGTGCCTGTGTATATAAAGGTGAGGCCCCAGACGGAGGGCGCCTCTGGGAGCCCCAGCAAACAGGCTCTGACTTGCCCCTTCTGCTTTGGCACCTTTGTGACGACGGAGGCATACGAGCTGCATTTGAAGGAGAGGCACCACATCACGCCAACGGTCCACACCATCCTGAAGTCTCCAGCCTTCAAGTGCATCCACTGCTGTGGGGTCTACACGGGCAACATGACCCTGGCAGCCATCGCCATCCACCTGCTGCGCTGCAGGAGTGCCCCAAAGGACAGCAGCTCAGACCTCCAGATCCAGCCTAGTTTTATTGAGAACAGCGAGCTGCTTTTGGTGAATGGGGAGGTGATCCACGACTCCAGTTTTTCTGTGAAGAGGAAGCTGCCCGATGGCCACTTTGGGACAGAAGACCAGAGGGACGTGGAGGAGCGGCCCCTCGTCATAAACACCGACGCAGCCCCGGCTCCCGAAAAGGTGACGAGTGCGGTGccttttaaaagacaaaggaatGAAATCAGGACAGAGGGACCGCTCATTAGTGAGGATGCCCTTCAGATTTTAGCATTAAATCCTAAAAAATATGAAGACCGTTCTTAcgaggaaaaaaagcaatttcttaGAGATTATTTCCACAAGAGACCATATCCTagtaaaaaggaaatagaacTTCTTTCCTCACTCTTGTGGGTGTGGAAGATTGATGTGGCTtcattttttggaaaaagaagatacatttgcatgaaagcaataaaaaatcACAAGCCTTCTGTGCTTTTAGGCTTTGATATGTCTGAACTTAAAAACGTTAAACACAGGTTGAACTTTGAGTTTGAGCCacaaaacttgtaa
- the ADNP2 gene encoding activity-dependent neuroprotector homeobox protein 2 isoform X2 encodes MATMDMQMLTLKLKDSKMFQIPVENLDNIRKVRRKVKGILVDIGLDSCKELLKDLKGFDPGEKYFFNTSWGDISLWEPSGKKVRYRTKPYCCSLCKYSTKVLTSFKNHLHRYHEDEIDQELVIPCPNCVFSSQPKVVGRHFRMFHAPVRKVQNYTVNILGEPKSSRSDVISFTCLKCNFSNTLYYSMKKHVLVAHFHYLINSYFGLRTEETGEQPKTDESLSTEKMPPSDKYYCKKCNANASSQDALMYHILTSDIHRDLENKLRSVISEHIKKPGLLKQMHIAPKPVAPLAVPPNGGAPGIAATSPCFRLALPQNSQSQTVVQPVQGAVQPVTVASGTSGSLTHSPPAVAQSHVTLVSSPLPVGQSNLPLPPSAPQPVFLSHGVPLNQSANPPVLPLSQPVGPINKSVATGVLPVNQTIRPGAVSLSQPVGPINRPVGPGVLSVNRPAGPGVLPVSPSVTPGVLQAVSPGVISVSRTVPSGVLPAGQMTPAGVIPSGQTATSGVLPAGQMVQSGVLPIGQTAPSGVLPAGLTAPSRVLSAGQTVPLRVLPAGQVVPPGLLSPNQTVSSGVLPVNQGINSGVLQLSQPVMSGVLPVGQPVRPGVLQLNQPVSTNILPAGQPVRPGASQNTTFLTSGSILRQLIPTGKQVNGIPTYTLAPVSVTLPVPPGGVATVPPPQVPIQLLQSGTAAQMASSMASMPSPPVVVNATQNMFVQASPSVAEASQALKQAKQWKTCPVCNELFPSNVYQVHMEVAHKHSESKSAEKLEPEKLAACAPFLKWMREKTVRCLSCKCLVSEEELIHHLLMHGLGCLFCPCTFHDIKGLSEHSRTVHRGKKKLPVDYSNKGFQLDIDANGNLLFPHLDFITILPKEELGEREVYLAILAGIHSKSLVPVYIKVRPQTEGASGSPSKQALTCPFCFGTFVTTEAYELHLKERHHITPTVHTILKSPAFKCIHCCGVYTGNMTLAAIAIHLLRCRSAPKDSSSDLQIQPSFIENSELLLVNGEVIHDSSFSVKRKLPDGHFGTEDQRDVEERPLVINTDAAPAPEKVTSAVPFKRQRNEIRTEGPLISEDALQILALNPKKYEDRSYEEKKQFLRDYFHKRPYPSKKEIELLSSLLWVWKIDVASFFGKRRYICMKAIKNHKPSVLLGFDMSELKNVKHRLNFEFEPQNL; translated from the exons gaaagattcaaaaatgtttcaaattccTGTGGAAAATCTTGACAACATCAGGAAGGTACGAAGAAAGGTGAAAGGCATTCTTGTGGATATTGGGCTTGACAGCTGCAAGGAGTTGCTGAAG gaCCTTAAAGGCTTTGATCCAGGAGAGAAGTACTTTTTTAACACATCATGGGGAGATATTTCTCTCTGGGAACCTTCTGGGAAGAAAGTg agataTCGAACAAAGCCATACTGTTGTAGCCTCTGTAAATACTCTACAAAAGTGCTTACTTCATTCAAAAATCATTTACATCGCTACCATGAAGACGAAATTGATCAAGAGCTGGTGATCCCTTGCCCAAActgtgtattttcctctcaacCCAAAGTTGTGGGAAGGCACTTCAGAATGTTTCATGCACCTGTCCGGAAAGTCCAGAACTACACAGTGAATATTTTAGGGGAACCTAAGTCTTCTAGGAGTGATGTGATAagttttacatgtttaaaatgtaacttttcaAACACTTTGTACTACAGTATGAAGAAGCATGTGCTGGTAGCCCATTTTCACTACTTAATTAACTCCTACTTTGGCCTGCGAACTGAGGAAACGGGTGAGCAACCGAAAACCGACGAAAGTCTTTCTACTGAGAAGATGCCACCGTCTGACAAGTACTATTGTAAAAAGTGCAACGCCAATGCCAGCAGCCAGGATGCTTTAATGTACCATATTTTGACTTCAGATATACACAGGGATTTGGAAAATAAACTCAGATCTGTGATCTCAGAACATATTAAGAAGCCCGGCCTTTTGAAGCAGATGCACATCGCTCCAAAGCCAGTGGCACCCTTGGCCGTGCCCCCAAACGGCGGAGCTCCGGGCATCGCAGCCACATCTCCCTGCTTTCGTCTTGCCTTGCCACAGAACAGCCAAAGCCAGACCGTCGTGCAGCCAGTGCAGGGCGCAGTCCAGCCAGTGACTGTGGCCTCGGGCACTTCTGGAAGCCTCACGCACTCTCCGCCTGCTGTTGCCCAGTCCCACGTGACCCTGGTCTCCAGTCCTCTGCCGGTGGGCCAGAGCAACCTCCCTCTGCCGCCCTCAGCCCCGCagcctgtctttctttctcatggaGTCCCGCTTAATCAGTCTGCAAATCCTCCTGTGTTGCCCTTGAGTCAGCCAGTCGGACCTATCAATAAGTCTGTTGCAACTGGTGTCCTCCCCGTAAACCAGACCATCCGCCCAGGGGCCGTATCCCTTAGCCAGCCGGTCGGGCCCATCAACAGACCAGTTGGGCCTGGAGTTCTTTCAGTAAACAGACCTGCTGGGCCTGGAGTTCTTCCTGTCAGTCCGTCCGTCACTCCCGGGGTTCTTCAGGCCGTCTCACCAGGGGTGATTTCTGTGAGTCGGACAGTCCCGTCAGGGGTCCTGCCTGCAGGCCAGATGACCCCTGCCGGGGTCATCCCTTCGGGACAGACGGCAACTTCTGGGGTGCTTCCTGCGGGCCAGATGGTCCAGTCAGGGGTTCTCCCCATTGGCCAGACGGCCCCATCGGGGGTTCTCCCCGCTGGGCTGACGGCCCCCTCGCGGGTTCTGTCTGCGGGCCAGACGGTCCCGCTGAGGGTTCTGCCTGCAGGCCAGGTCGTCCCACCGGGGCTCCTTTCTCCCAACCAGACGGTCTCGTCGGGTGTTCTCCCTGTGAACCAGGGTATTAATTCCGGTGTTCTGCAGCTCAGCCAGCCTGTCATGTCAGGAGTGCTGCCTGTGGGCCAGCCAGTGAGGCCTGGCGTCCTGCAACTGAATCAGCCTGTGAGCACCAACATCCTGCCTGCAGGTCAGCCAGTTAGACCTGGCGCTTCTCAGAACACCACTTtcctcacgtcaggctctattCTCAGACAGCTGATACCTACAGGGAAACAGGTGAATGGGATTCCCACGTACACACTTGCCCCCGTATCTGTCACTTTGCCTGTGCCTCCAGGAGGTGTTGcaactgtccccccaccccaggtgcccaTCCAGCTCCTGCAGTCGGGCACAGCTGCGCAGATGGCCAGTTCCATGGCCAGCATGCCCTCTCCTCCAGTGGTGGTAAATGCCACTCAGAATATGTTTGTTCAGGCGTCTCCATCTGTGGCAGAGGCCAGTCAGGCGCTCAAACAGGCAAAGCAGTGGAAAACCTGTCCGGTCTGTAATGAGCTCTTCCCTTCCAATGTCTACCAGGTTCATATGGAAGTGGCTCATAAGCATAGTGAGTCCAAATCTGCTGAAAAACTGGAGCCTGAAAAGCTGGCAGCGTGTGCGCCGTTTTTAAAGTGGATGAGAGAGAAAACCGTTCGCTGTCTCTCTTGTAAGTGCTTAGTGTCTGAGGAGGAGCTTATCCATCACTTGCTCATGCACGGCCTGGGGTGCTTGTTCTGTCCGTGCACTTTTCATGACATTAAAGGTCTTTCGGAGCACAGTAGGACTGTGCACCGAGGGAAGAAGAAGTTACCTGTGGATTATAGTAACAAAGGTTTTCAATTGGATATCGATGCTAATGGCAACCTGCTGTTTCCCCATCTTGACTTCATTACCATATTGCCAAAGGAGGAGCTTGGGGAGCGGGAAGTCTACTTGGCGATACTGGCGGGGATACACTCCAAGTCACTGGTGCCTGTGTATATAAAGGTGAGGCCCCAGACGGAGGGCGCCTCTGGGAGCCCCAGCAAACAGGCTCTGACTTGCCCCTTCTGCTTTGGCACCTTTGTGACGACGGAGGCATACGAGCTGCATTTGAAGGAGAGGCACCACATCACGCCAACGGTCCACACCATCCTGAAGTCTCCAGCCTTCAAGTGCATCCACTGCTGTGGGGTCTACACGGGCAACATGACCCTGGCAGCCATCGCCATCCACCTGCTGCGCTGCAGGAGTGCCCCAAAGGACAGCAGCTCAGACCTCCAGATCCAGCCTAGTTTTATTGAGAACAGCGAGCTGCTTTTGGTGAATGGGGAGGTGATCCACGACTCCAGTTTTTCTGTGAAGAGGAAGCTGCCCGATGGCCACTTTGGGACAGAAGACCAGAGGGACGTGGAGGAGCGGCCCCTCGTCATAAACACCGACGCAGCCCCGGCTCCCGAAAAGGTGACGAGTGCGGTGccttttaaaagacaaaggaatGAAATCAGGACAGAGGGACCGCTCATTAGTGAGGATGCCCTTCAGATTTTAGCATTAAATCCTAAAAAATATGAAGACCGTTCTTAcgaggaaaaaaagcaatttcttaGAGATTATTTCCACAAGAGACCATATCCTagtaaaaaggaaatagaacTTCTTTCCTCACTCTTGTGGGTGTGGAAGATTGATGTGGCTtcattttttggaaaaagaagatacatttgcatgaaagcaataaaaaatcACAAGCCTTCTGTGCTTTTAGGCTTTGATATGTCTGAACTTAAAAACGTTAAACACAGGTTGAACTTTGAGTTTGAGCCacaaaacttgtaa
- the ADNP2 gene encoding activity-dependent neuroprotector homeobox protein 2 isoform X3: protein MFQIPVENLDNIRKVRRKVKGILVDIGLDSCKELLKDLKGFDPGEKYFFNTSWGDISLWEPSGKKVRYRTKPYCCSLCKYSTKVLTSFKNHLHRYHEDEIDQELVIPCPNCVFSSQPKVVGRHFRMFHAPVRKVQNYTVNILGEPKSSRSDVISFTCLKCNFSNTLYYSMKKHVLVAHFHYLINSYFGLRTEETGEQPKTDESLSTEKMPPSDKYYCKKCNANASSQDALMYHILTSDIHRDLENKLRSVISEHIKKPGLLKQMHIAPKPVAPLAVPPNGGAPGIAATSPCFRLALPQNSQSQTVVQPVQGAVQPVTVASGTSGSLTHSPPAVAQSHVTLVSSPLPVGQSNLPLPPSAPQPVFLSHGVPLNQSANPPVLPLSQPVGPINKSVATGVLPVNQTIRPGAVSLSQPVGPINRPVGPGVLSVNRPAGPGVLPVSPSVTPGVLQAVSPGVISVSRTVPSGVLPAGQMTPAGVIPSGQTATSGVLPAGQMVQSGVLPIGQTAPSGVLPAGLTAPSRVLSAGQTVPLRVLPAGQVVPPGLLSPNQTVSSGVLPVNQGINSGVLQLSQPVMSGVLPVGQPVRPGVLQLNQPVSTNILPAGQPVRPGASQNTTFLTSGSILRQLIPTGKQVNGIPTYTLAPVSVTLPVPPGGVATVPPPQVPIQLLQSGTAAQMASSMASMPSPPVVVNATQNMFVQASPSVAEASQALKQAKQWKTCPVCNELFPSNVYQVHMEVAHKHSESKSAEKLEPEKLAACAPFLKWMREKTVRCLSCKCLVSEEELIHHLLMHGLGCLFCPCTFHDIKGLSEHSRTVHRGKKKLPVDYSNKGFQLDIDANGNLLFPHLDFITILPKEELGEREVYLAILAGIHSKSLVPVYIKVRPQTEGASGSPSKQALTCPFCFGTFVTTEAYELHLKERHHITPTVHTILKSPAFKCIHCCGVYTGNMTLAAIAIHLLRCRSAPKDSSSDLQIQPSFIENSELLLVNGEVIHDSSFSVKRKLPDGHFGTEDQRDVEERPLVINTDAAPAPEKVTSAVPFKRQRNEIRTEGPLISEDALQILALNPKKYEDRSYEEKKQFLRDYFHKRPYPSKKEIELLSSLLWVWKIDVASFFGKRRYICMKAIKNHKPSVLLGFDMSELKNVKHRLNFEFEPQNL from the exons atgtttcaaattccTGTGGAAAATCTTGACAACATCAGGAAGGTACGAAGAAAGGTGAAAGGCATTCTTGTGGATATTGGGCTTGACAGCTGCAAGGAGTTGCTGAAG gaCCTTAAAGGCTTTGATCCAGGAGAGAAGTACTTTTTTAACACATCATGGGGAGATATTTCTCTCTGGGAACCTTCTGGGAAGAAAGTg agataTCGAACAAAGCCATACTGTTGTAGCCTCTGTAAATACTCTACAAAAGTGCTTACTTCATTCAAAAATCATTTACATCGCTACCATGAAGACGAAATTGATCAAGAGCTGGTGATCCCTTGCCCAAActgtgtattttcctctcaacCCAAAGTTGTGGGAAGGCACTTCAGAATGTTTCATGCACCTGTCCGGAAAGTCCAGAACTACACAGTGAATATTTTAGGGGAACCTAAGTCTTCTAGGAGTGATGTGATAagttttacatgtttaaaatgtaacttttcaAACACTTTGTACTACAGTATGAAGAAGCATGTGCTGGTAGCCCATTTTCACTACTTAATTAACTCCTACTTTGGCCTGCGAACTGAGGAAACGGGTGAGCAACCGAAAACCGACGAAAGTCTTTCTACTGAGAAGATGCCACCGTCTGACAAGTACTATTGTAAAAAGTGCAACGCCAATGCCAGCAGCCAGGATGCTTTAATGTACCATATTTTGACTTCAGATATACACAGGGATTTGGAAAATAAACTCAGATCTGTGATCTCAGAACATATTAAGAAGCCCGGCCTTTTGAAGCAGATGCACATCGCTCCAAAGCCAGTGGCACCCTTGGCCGTGCCCCCAAACGGCGGAGCTCCGGGCATCGCAGCCACATCTCCCTGCTTTCGTCTTGCCTTGCCACAGAACAGCCAAAGCCAGACCGTCGTGCAGCCAGTGCAGGGCGCAGTCCAGCCAGTGACTGTGGCCTCGGGCACTTCTGGAAGCCTCACGCACTCTCCGCCTGCTGTTGCCCAGTCCCACGTGACCCTGGTCTCCAGTCCTCTGCCGGTGGGCCAGAGCAACCTCCCTCTGCCGCCCTCAGCCCCGCagcctgtctttctttctcatggaGTCCCGCTTAATCAGTCTGCAAATCCTCCTGTGTTGCCCTTGAGTCAGCCAGTCGGACCTATCAATAAGTCTGTTGCAACTGGTGTCCTCCCCGTAAACCAGACCATCCGCCCAGGGGCCGTATCCCTTAGCCAGCCGGTCGGGCCCATCAACAGACCAGTTGGGCCTGGAGTTCTTTCAGTAAACAGACCTGCTGGGCCTGGAGTTCTTCCTGTCAGTCCGTCCGTCACTCCCGGGGTTCTTCAGGCCGTCTCACCAGGGGTGATTTCTGTGAGTCGGACAGTCCCGTCAGGGGTCCTGCCTGCAGGCCAGATGACCCCTGCCGGGGTCATCCCTTCGGGACAGACGGCAACTTCTGGGGTGCTTCCTGCGGGCCAGATGGTCCAGTCAGGGGTTCTCCCCATTGGCCAGACGGCCCCATCGGGGGTTCTCCCCGCTGGGCTGACGGCCCCCTCGCGGGTTCTGTCTGCGGGCCAGACGGTCCCGCTGAGGGTTCTGCCTGCAGGCCAGGTCGTCCCACCGGGGCTCCTTTCTCCCAACCAGACGGTCTCGTCGGGTGTTCTCCCTGTGAACCAGGGTATTAATTCCGGTGTTCTGCAGCTCAGCCAGCCTGTCATGTCAGGAGTGCTGCCTGTGGGCCAGCCAGTGAGGCCTGGCGTCCTGCAACTGAATCAGCCTGTGAGCACCAACATCCTGCCTGCAGGTCAGCCAGTTAGACCTGGCGCTTCTCAGAACACCACTTtcctcacgtcaggctctattCTCAGACAGCTGATACCTACAGGGAAACAGGTGAATGGGATTCCCACGTACACACTTGCCCCCGTATCTGTCACTTTGCCTGTGCCTCCAGGAGGTGTTGcaactgtccccccaccccaggtgcccaTCCAGCTCCTGCAGTCGGGCACAGCTGCGCAGATGGCCAGTTCCATGGCCAGCATGCCCTCTCCTCCAGTGGTGGTAAATGCCACTCAGAATATGTTTGTTCAGGCGTCTCCATCTGTGGCAGAGGCCAGTCAGGCGCTCAAACAGGCAAAGCAGTGGAAAACCTGTCCGGTCTGTAATGAGCTCTTCCCTTCCAATGTCTACCAGGTTCATATGGAAGTGGCTCATAAGCATAGTGAGTCCAAATCTGCTGAAAAACTGGAGCCTGAAAAGCTGGCAGCGTGTGCGCCGTTTTTAAAGTGGATGAGAGAGAAAACCGTTCGCTGTCTCTCTTGTAAGTGCTTAGTGTCTGAGGAGGAGCTTATCCATCACTTGCTCATGCACGGCCTGGGGTGCTTGTTCTGTCCGTGCACTTTTCATGACATTAAAGGTCTTTCGGAGCACAGTAGGACTGTGCACCGAGGGAAGAAGAAGTTACCTGTGGATTATAGTAACAAAGGTTTTCAATTGGATATCGATGCTAATGGCAACCTGCTGTTTCCCCATCTTGACTTCATTACCATATTGCCAAAGGAGGAGCTTGGGGAGCGGGAAGTCTACTTGGCGATACTGGCGGGGATACACTCCAAGTCACTGGTGCCTGTGTATATAAAGGTGAGGCCCCAGACGGAGGGCGCCTCTGGGAGCCCCAGCAAACAGGCTCTGACTTGCCCCTTCTGCTTTGGCACCTTTGTGACGACGGAGGCATACGAGCTGCATTTGAAGGAGAGGCACCACATCACGCCAACGGTCCACACCATCCTGAAGTCTCCAGCCTTCAAGTGCATCCACTGCTGTGGGGTCTACACGGGCAACATGACCCTGGCAGCCATCGCCATCCACCTGCTGCGCTGCAGGAGTGCCCCAAAGGACAGCAGCTCAGACCTCCAGATCCAGCCTAGTTTTATTGAGAACAGCGAGCTGCTTTTGGTGAATGGGGAGGTGATCCACGACTCCAGTTTTTCTGTGAAGAGGAAGCTGCCCGATGGCCACTTTGGGACAGAAGACCAGAGGGACGTGGAGGAGCGGCCCCTCGTCATAAACACCGACGCAGCCCCGGCTCCCGAAAAGGTGACGAGTGCGGTGccttttaaaagacaaaggaatGAAATCAGGACAGAGGGACCGCTCATTAGTGAGGATGCCCTTCAGATTTTAGCATTAAATCCTAAAAAATATGAAGACCGTTCTTAcgaggaaaaaaagcaatttcttaGAGATTATTTCCACAAGAGACCATATCCTagtaaaaaggaaatagaacTTCTTTCCTCACTCTTGTGGGTGTGGAAGATTGATGTGGCTtcattttttggaaaaagaagatacatttgcatgaaagcaataaaaaatcACAAGCCTTCTGTGCTTTTAGGCTTTGATATGTCTGAACTTAAAAACGTTAAACACAGGTTGAACTTTGAGTTTGAGCCacaaaacttgtaa